The Bubalus bubalis isolate 160015118507 breed Murrah chromosome 1, NDDB_SH_1, whole genome shotgun sequence genome includes a region encoding these proteins:
- the LOC102409156 gene encoding LOW QUALITY PROTEIN: endoplasmin-like (The sequence of the model RefSeq protein was modified relative to this genomic sequence to represent the inferred CDS: inserted 1 base in 1 codon) gives MLYKIRNSFVIFIFLNSSKHVSDQWVSGVNFKWGYSQFINFPIYVWSSKTETVEEPAKEEEAAKEDKEEADDEAAVEEEEDEKKPKTKKVEKTVWDWELMNDIKPIWQRPSKEVEEDEYKAFYKSFSKESDDPMAYIHFTAEGEVTFKSILFVPTSAPRGLFDEYGSKKSDYIKLYVCRVFITDDFHDMMPKYLNFVKGVVDSDDLPLNVSHETLQQHKLLKVIRKKLVRKTLDMIKKIADEKYNDTFWKEFGTNIKLGVIEDHSNRTRLPKLLRFQSSHHPSDMTSLDQYTERTKEKQDKIYFMAGASRKEAESPPXVERLLKKGYEVIYLTEPVDEYCIQALPEFDGKRFQNVAKEGVKFDESEKSKESREAVEKEFEPLLNWMKDKALKDKIEKAVVSQCLTESPCALVASQYRWSGNMERIMKAQAYQTGKDISTNYYASQKNILLY, from the exons ATGCTTTA CAAGATCCGAAACAGTTTTGTCATCTTCATCTTCCTTAACTCTTCGAAGCATGTCTCTGATCAGTGGGTGTCTGGGGTTAATTTCAAATGGGGTTATTCACAGTTCATAAACTTTCCTATTTATGTATGGAGCAGCAAGACTGAAACGGTTGAGGAACCTGCCAAAGAAGAAGAAGCagcaaaagaagataaagaagaagctgatgatgaagctgcagtagaagaagaggaagacgaaaagaaaccaaaaactaaaaaagttgaaaaaactgTCTGGGATTGGGAACTGATGAACGATATCAAACCCATATGGCAGAGACCATCAAAAGAAGTAGAGGAGGATGAATACAAAGCTTTCTACAAATCATTTTCAAAGGAAAGCGATGACCCCATGGCATATATCCACTTTACTGCTGAAGGGGAAGTTACCTTCAAGTCAATTTTATTCGTACCCACATCTGCCCCACGTGGTCTGTTTGATGAATATGGATCCAAGAAGAGCGATTACATTAAGCTGTATGTGTGCCGAGTATTCATCACAGACGACTTCCATGATATGATGCCCAAGTACCTGAATTTTGTCAAGGGTGTTGTGGACTCGGATGATCTCCCCTTGAATGTTTCCCATGAGACACTTCAGCAACATAAACTGCTTAAGGTGATTAGAAAGAAGCTTGTCCGTAAAACTCTGGACATGATCAAGAAGATTGCTGATGAGAAATACAATGATACTTTTTGGAAAGAATTTGGTACCAACATCAAGCTTGGTGTGATAGAAGATCACTCAAATCGAACACGTCTTCCCAAACTTCTTAGATTCCAGTCTTCTCATCATCCAAGTGACATGACTAGTCTAGACCAGTATACAGAAAGAACGAAGGAGAAGCAGGACAAAATCTACTTCATGGCAGGGGCCAGCAGGAAAGAGGCCGAATCTCCTC TTGTTGAGCGACTTCTGAAAAAGGGCTATGAAGTGATTTATCTCACAGAACCTGTGGACGAATACTGCATTCAGGCTCTTCCCGAGTTCGACGGGAAGAGGTTCCAGAATGTTGCCAAAGAAGGAGTGAAGtttgatgaaagtgagaaaaGTAAGGAGAGTCGTGAAGCAGTTGAGAAAGAATTTGAGCCTCTGCTAAACTGGATGAAAGATAAAGCCCTCAAGGACAAGATCGAGAAGGCTGTGGTGTCTCAGTGCCTGACAGAGTCTCCGTGTGCTCTGGTAGCCAGCCAGTACCGGTGGTCTGGCAACATGGAGAGGATCATGAAAGCCCAGGCATACCAGACAGGCAAGGATATCTCAACCAATTATTATGCCAGccagaaaaatattcttttatattaa